From the genome of Nicotiana tabacum cultivar K326 chromosome 2, ASM71507v2, whole genome shotgun sequence:
ttggttattttcaatCGCAACTCTTTTACATTTGGTAAAATCTTGAAGAGTAGATATTACTCAACTATTGGGAATAGTGGGTAGTCACTTAGaaaccatttgcatatcaaaggactttccattagaaatatatcatattaacccCGATAGCATTACATTACATCAATGGGGACACAACCTTgatttccttaatcaaattaatcACAACCTCACAATATTCTACTTGAATTCATTTCACTCAATTGCAACATTCTTTTCAACTAACGGAATAGAATTACAAAttaagtcaagtttcacactactcaagtaaccttttcacacctattccctgtgggattcgaccccaacctagttgggttattatatttgacatcgacAGCTTTACACTAATTATTaaggtgtaatttgagcgtatcaaattttggcgtcattgCCGGGGAATACGATTTTGAAATTATGATTTAGTGTGTGCTTTACTTCATGTTTTtattccatcacactttgcttgCTTTGCTTGGTGTGTTAGATAAACATGGCATAGTATGACGAAGAAGAAACTCCTTTTGCGGATATAGATGAGTACATCGAGGACACCAATGCCATTGTCCCTCCGCGAGTTGACGCCGCTACCTTCAAGGTGGAACATGGTTTGATCCTAATGCTTAAAGCAGAGGGATGTTTTAGGAATTCTACCGATGATGATCCAACACAACATCCTAGAAACTTCTTGGGTGTGTGTGCGATGCACAAACAGAACAACGTGTCAGATGATGCCCTAAGACTGAGGGTATTCAAGTACTCACTAGTTGGAGAGGCAAGGAAATGGATCCAAAATCTACCACCTCACTCCATTCACTCTTGGCCTGAACTAGTTCGTGCTTTCTTAGGCAAATGGTTCCCACAAAGCAAGAAATCTGAGCTCagggataaaattttctttttcaagcaacTACCGGGAGAACACCTACATGAGGCATGGGATCAGTTCAAGCTATACCTAGTGAGGTCGCCTAATCATGGTTTTCCAGACAAAATCTTGTTAGAAAAGTTTTACATGGGTTTGGATCCGTTGAACCAATCCATAGCAAATAATACTGCGGATGGATCTTTTATGGATAAAACATTCACAAGGATCACACAAATTCTCGACAGGATGGCAGAACACAATCAAGCTTGGTACTCGGAAGATACCACAGGTGGAATTGCATACGGTACTCCCTCTTTGACCAACATGATTAAGGAGAATCAAGAGAGAGATCAAGTAATTGCCGGTCCTGCCACAAACATTAATGTGTTAACCAAGATGTTCACTGAAAACCAAACTAAAAAGGTAAATGTTGTGGAAGATGTGCAACCCTGGTCAACCGAAGATTGCGAGGAGGCGAACTACGTCCATAATTCTCAAGGTGGTTATCGCcaacaaaatcaatggaggccTAACTTGCAAGGGCAAGGCCATCAACAGTGGCGCAATGATCAAGGTGGATCAAGTCAAGGTAATTGgagcaataacaacaacaactatgcaAACCGGAGTTCAAACCCCTATGTTCCACCAAAGGGGCAATACTCTAACTCCTCACATTATAAGGAAGGTTCTTCAAGTGAGTCCAAGTTGGAGAGCATGATTGAAAGAATATTGCAAAATCAAGAAAGTAGCGACACTACAATGAAAACCATGTCCGGACTTGTGCGGTCATACACCGCATCCATACTAAAGCTAGAAATGCAAATGAGAGATATGTCAAGAGAGCATAATCCAAAGCCGAAGGGCACACTCCCAAGTGACACAATTGCAAACCCTAAAGGAAATGGGAGTGGTCCAACTTCTCATTGCATGGCAATCACCACGCGAAGCGGGAAGGTACTTCAAGGAGAAAATGAACAAATTGTTGGagtagatgatcttgagcaagagGTTGAAGCACAAGTTGAAGTGCTGattgttgttgaagttgaaaagCTCCCAAAAGGAGTAAAAGTCCAAGAAGAAAATCATGAAAAGGTAAAGAGGAAAGAGGCACCAAAAGCTCTAGCACCAATTCCTAGACCTTCCCCTTCGTTCCCTCAAAGACTTGCTAGGAGGGTTGATGATAGCAAATTCGAGAAATTTTATGACATTCTCAAGCAATTGTCGGTGAACATATCATTTGTGGAAGCCTTTcaagagatgtcgggttttgctaaATACTTAAAGGAGttgataacaaagaaaagaaCCACCAAGAATGAAGTAGTGAATGTTACTCACCGGGTTAGCTCTATTATTGCAACAAGCACcgttgaaaaaaaagaagacccGGGAGCATTCAacattccatgcactattggctTGCTAGATTTTGCAAGGGCTCTTTGTGACAACGTGGCTAGCATTAACTTGATGCCTCTTGCCATTTACAAGCAAGCGGGGTTAAGAATGCCGATACCTACAAGCATGAGATTGTAAACGGCCGATCGTTCAATCAAAAGACCagtgggaattattgatgatgtcttAGTAAAAGTGGGAAAGTTCGTCTTTCCGGCCGATTTTGTGATCCTTGACTGTGTCGTTGACAAAGAAATCCCTATCCTCTTGGTGAGGCCATTCCTTGCTACCGGAAGAGCACTTATGGATTCGGAACGAAATGAAATCAAGCTCCGAGTTAATGATGAAGAGGTCACCTTCCAAGCAAGTAAGAGTATGAAGTTGCCACATGCATATGAAGGCATCTCAGTCattgatgttgttgatgaagTAGAGGACGTAAGtgaaatgaaaatggaagaagaatTCCTAGGTGAGGCTTTGGCGGCAATATTAGTAAATTTCGATGGTGAAAACATGGAGGGGTACATGGAATCGATGAATGCATTAGAAGAACTTGGGTCTTACACTTACGCACCAAAGAAGCTTTCTCTTGACTTAGAGAATAGAGCTACTCCCCCGGCAAAGCCTTCAATTATTGAGCCGCCACAACTTGAACTCAAGCCACTTCCACCACActtaaggtataaatttcttggctctaATAATACTTTACCGGTAATCGTTTCTTCCTTGTTGAATGAGGTGCAGGTAGATCATTTATTGAATGTCCTACGGGAACATCAACAAGCCATTGGGTGGATAATAGCGGACATCCCAGGGATTCCCGTCGGAATCTGTGAGCACAAAATACAATTGGAACAAGGAACCAAACCTTGTGTGGAGAACCAAAGAAGATTAAACCCgtccatgcaagaggtggtgaagaaggaaatcatcaagtggttagacGGCGGAGTAGTCTATCCCGTTGCCGATAGTTCTTGGGTgagcccggtgcaatgtgtgccaaagaaaagAGGCATGACCGTTATCCAAAATAAGAAAAATGTGCTCATCCCAACAAGGACTATGACCGGATGGAGAGTTTGCATGAACTACCGGAAGCTCAACAGTGCCACTTGCAaagaccatttccctatgccttttattaatcaaatgcttgatcggctagtgagaaggtcattttattgctttttggatggatactcCGGCTATAACCAAATCAACATTGCattggaagatcaggagaagacaaCATTCACATGCCCATATGGGACTTTTGCTTTTAGccggatgccatttgggctatGCAACGCTCCGGCTACCTTCCAACGATGCATGATGTCAATTTTCTCGGACATGGTGGAATATTTCCTAGAAGTGTTTATGGATGACTTCTCTGTAGTAGGTGATTCCTTTGAGCATTGTCTTGACAACCTTAGAcaagtgctcaaaagatgtgAAGAAGCAAACCTTGTActaaattgggaaaagtgccacttcatggtggatgAGGGCATTGTTTTGGGCCACAAAATTTCCAAACAAGGCATAGAGGTTGACCGAGCAAAGATTGAAATCATTTATAAGCTTCCTCTACCCATTTCAGTAAAGGGTGTCCGAAGTTTTTTGGGGCACACCGGCTTCTATAGGCGCTTTATCAaggacttctcaaaaattgcaaaCCCCATGTGCAAGCTCCTTGAAAAAGATGCTATGTTCGTATTTGATGAAAAGTGTTTCAAAGCATTTGAGGAGTTGAAAGAAAAGCTCACCACGgcacctattattgtcacaccgTATTGGTCTGTtccatttgaactcatgtgtgacgctagtggTGTAGCCATTTGGGCGGTGCTTGGTCAACGACATAACAAAATACTTCATCCCgtctactatgcaagcaagactCTCAATGgtgctcagatgaattatactgTGACCGAGCAAGAATTTCTTGCCATTGCCTATGCTTTTGAAAGATTTCTGGCCTATTTGTTAGGATTCAAGGTTATAGTCTATACTAATCATGCTGCTCTTCGCTATCTTATGGCGAAGAGAGATGCCAAGCCAAGATTGATTCGATGGGtccttttgttgcaagagtttgactttGAAGTCAAGGATCAAAGAGGGACGGAAAACCAAGTTGCGGATCACTTATCTAGGCTTGAAGAAGCAGGGAGGCCAAAAGAGGACTTTGACATCAATGATGGTTTTCCAGATGAGCACATATTGGCATTGTCTGACACATTTGCTCCTTGGTATGCCAATATTGCTAACTATCTGGTTAGCGACCTTGTCCCCGATGGATTGGAAAcatatcaaaagaaaaagttcttgtGGGAGTGTAGGCAATACTATTGGGAGGAGCCCTTCTTGTTTCGTATTTGTGCCGACAACATCATTCGGCGATGTGTTCCGAAAGATGAAGTAATGCCAATTCTCAAAGCATGCCATGACTCCCCGGTTGGGGGTCATCATGGAGGAAATCGGACGGCCGCGAAAGTACTTGAATATGGCTATTATTGGCCATCTATCTACCATGACGCGAATCAAATGGTTAAGGCTTGTGAGCAATgtcaaaggcaaggatcaatctcTAAAAGGCATGAGATGCCTATAAAGTTTGTAACGGAGGTCGAGATCTTTGGTGtgtgggggattgatttcatgggtccctttGTGAGTTCTTATGGCATGAAATATATCTTGGTGGGAGTGgactatgtctccaagtgggttgaggcaatcgccttacccaacaatgaggtCCTTAGTGATGGTGGTTCTCATTTCTGCAACAAGGCTTTTACCGGGCTGCTTGAAAAGTATGGAGTAAAGCACAAGGTGGCCACGCCTTATCATCCTCACTCGAGTGGTCAAGTTGAAATTTCCAACAGGGAGATTAAAAACATCCTAGCAAAAATTGTCAATGCAAACAGGACCGACTGGTCAAGGAAGCTAGAGGATGCATTGTGGGCATATCGCACCGCATTTAAGACTCCCATTGGCACCTCACCGTATCGGTTACTCTTTGGTAAGGCGTGTCATTTGACCGTGGATCTTgaacacaaagccatgtgggctctaaaaaGGTTAAATCTTGGCTGGGCTGAAGCTGCTAATCTGAGAATGACACAACTCAACGAAATGGAAGAATTCCGTCTCCATGCCTATGAGAGTGCAGCCATGTATAAGGAACGAATGAAGTTTGTTCATGACAAGAAGATCTTGAAACGGAAATTCAAATCTGGTGACTTGGTCCTGCTCTTCAACTCGAGACTCAAGTTATTTCCGGGCAAACTTAAATCCAAATGGTCTGGCCCATTCAAAATTGTGAATGTGTCCCCTTACGATGCTATTGAATTAGAGTCGAAAGACGGACTTCACACTTTCAAAGTAAATGGACAAAGGGTTAAGAATTACCTGGGCACAACAGGAGACAAGCACATGATAGAGCAAATTGCTCTCAAGGATAGTCCGACCCCCACCACTGAGTAGCCCAAAAAGGGGACTAACATCGTCGTGCCGTgacattaaatcaagcgcttcttgggaggcaacccatgtgtggtaaaattatattttttttttagttgtcAGTGATTGAACAGGTTTACGTGTGTATTAGAGTACAGGTAGCCAAATTTACCATGAAACAGAGTGCAAAGACTAAAGCAAAAAATGGTGGATCAGGGGCTTTCGGCAACTAAGCGGTCGCATAATGACTTTGCGAACCGCATAGTTGTCGCAAACACAATCAGTGAATTTGGGGAACTTGGGTCTGAAAACTGCGGTAAGAGTTCaagttatgcggtccgcatagctgttatgcgaccgcagaatgcaTCGCAGAATGGAGGTAAAATAACTCAGCTCTAAACTCATCGCATAAcacatatgtgaccgcataatgtgTTATGCGACCACTTGCCCACCGCAAACATCTAGGTATAAATCCCTAATCCTTCGCATACTATCAACCCCACTCACACACGAACACTTAATAACtctcacaaaaacaaaaacacaaaaacaaaagaaacaaaagaaaagccaaaaacaTTTTAATCACGCACACAGATCACATATCAAGGATCGGAATTAAGGAATTTACCTTGCTCATAACTCAGATTTCACCTTCATCTTACTCCGATATCTAGTATGTGATTCTTGCAcgcttgttttcttttttttatttttatttatcttctttttattatGGATTCATTGCATAATGTCCATCATTTGAACTCCATATCTCATTTTTGTTCTCAAACATGTGCGGTGGGTACCTGTGTGGGCGATTGGTGGTTAAATTCTTGCCTGCGAGTGTAGGGAATTGTGTAGGTGGGAGGCTTGACCATTGTTGACCGAAGAAGATATTCTTTGCGGCACGCATAATTGGGTTGCGATCCGCACAGTCGTCACAAACAAGACCCTAGAAGGCCTAGTGATTTGAACTTATGCGACCGCTTATGCGTTCGCAAAGGTGTTTTGCTGATCGCATAGCTACCGCAAATAAAATCAGTTAAACTACCTTTCGTGTGTGCAAATTTGCGATCCCTTTGCGATCGCACAACTGGTTTTGCAGTggtttttgcgatcgcataatccctTAAGCATGGGGTATGAAATTCTGCGATAAGTTTACGGTCCGCATAGtgtatatgcgaccgcataacccaTCGCATAACTTGTTTATCTATGTTATTTTTCCTGCATATTTTTTTATGCTATGACCACCACTCACGCATTGTTTTATTGTAGGAATGGCACCAAGGAAATCTATTGCAACATGATCACCACCTGCTCGTGGGAAGAAAAGAGCTACTCCGAACCAACAAGCACAACAGTATAAGCGCCAATGGCCGAAAACCACCTGCAACACTGCTGAGCACTCCTCCCAGTCTGAAGAAGAGGGGGCTAAAATGGACATCCTGCCATCAATTGACCTACAAGCTGAAGCAAGGCAGAAGAGCGGGGAAGATTCGAGGTTTGGGGTCCCAAGATCATGGACCCTATACAAAGAGGGGATAAAAAAGAGAAACATTCTCGAGGAGAAGCAGTTAAGCCCGAATGGTCTGAAAGAAAACTACCCTCACATAATTGAAAACATTCAGAAGAGGAAATGGGGATTCTTCACGGA
Proteins encoded in this window:
- the LOC107819742 gene encoding uncharacterized protein LOC107819742, with amino-acid sequence MTQYDEEETPFADIDEYIEDTNAIVPPRVDAATFKVEHGLILMLKAEGCFRNSTDDDPTQHPRNFLGVCAMHKQNNVSDDALRLRVFKYSLVGEARKWIQNLPPHSIHSWPELVRAFLGKWFPQSKKSELRDKIFFFKQLPGEHLHEAWDQFKLYLVRSPNHGFPDKILLEKFYMGLDPLNQSIANNTADGSFMDKTFTRITQILDRMAEHNQAWYSEDTTGGIAYGTPSLTNMIKENQERDQVIAGPATNINVLTKMFTENQTKKVNVVEDVQPWSTEDCEEANYVHNSQGGYRQQNQWRPNLQGQGHQQWRNDQGGSSQGNWSNNNNNYANRSSNPYVPPKGQYSNSSHYKEGSSSESKLESMIERILQNQESSDTTMKTMSGLVRSYTASILKLEMQMRDMSREHNPKPKGTLPSDTIANPKGNGSGPTSHCMAITTRSGKVLQGENEQIVGVDDLEQEVEAQVEVLIVVEVEKLPKGVKVQEENHEKVKRKEAPKALAPIPRPSPSFPQRLARRVDDSKFEKFYDILKQLSVNISFVEAFQEMSGFAKYLKELITKKRTTKNEVVNVTHRVSSIIATSTVEKKEDPGAFNIPCTIGLLDFARALCDNVASINLMPLAIYKQAGLRMPIPTSMRL